The Uranotaenia lowii strain MFRU-FL unplaced genomic scaffold, ASM2978415v1 HiC_scaffold_525, whole genome shotgun sequence nucleotide sequence tagcgCATTCGCTCTATTCGAAATTTTCTACCGAATTGATCCCTCgagtccaaaaaaaattatttttcttttgaatagatGTTGACCATTGTTAAGCACGAAATTAATAATATTAATCCAATGACTTATATTGATTCGATTATTTCCTGATAAAAAAGGacttaaaaatgtgcttttatctaaaaattagaaaatttccccttaaagtatgcaatgaattgGCAGTagaaaaacttttagaattctctttgtctggcGCTTATAAACTGTGTAATAAAATCTTCTAATATGGCCAAAAAAGTCAATGGAACTTTTATCTTTagtttttgcaagatttttgcCGAAGCTTAGGGCACCCTGAATACAGGATAAAGTGTCCtctaactttcaaaatatcacaatttttttagtcctacgaaaacgcttctaattCATCTACGGATTCATGTATCgatctaacttttgcagcaaataaatttgaaataacacGCTTTCAGAAAATGCGAAAGACGGCGAtctgcaaaatttttccaaaaagatatgatgaaaatcagAATATGGGATCAAGCATCCCCATTTTTCCCTACatatttaaccctccaaagctgtttggaaaatatccgtttcggggaaatttgacctGTACTTTGTTAGCGTTCTGCAGGCCGTAAATGTTAACCAATTTTGGTGATATTAGatattgtgtaggtaatttactctagtttttcaatatttcaaaaatacctTGATATGTTTTACCGAGttatttgtagttgaatccgaaagaaaaaagtcacgaaaaacaattttatttttaagtaatttataaCTTATGACAGCTTTGGTGTATTCGAGTGTTTCTTTGATCTTTGGAAATGTCAAGAATGAATCGATCTGACGTTGTATAAGTTTTTTGGGGttcgattaaaattttgacCGCTATCCCGGATTTTccgttagaatttttttttctaatatgtaCTTCTTAGCTGAAGCCTAGAATGCTTCACGACTCGTTTTTGCATACTGCTTTTGGATTTGATTTCGTCAATTGCACCCAAAATATGGTTATCACACATCTTTACGGTTTATTTTTCTAGCGCCGCACCATTTGCTTGTCTAATTGCTTTCACAGATAAGAAAAAGTTAGAAGCAAATCTTTCCAACGCTCTGTTCCGAAATTAGGTCCAGTAATATTTGATAGCTTGGACAATACAGTTACCGATAAAAGAGGCAACATGTTCGTTTACATttcaattttagttattttgatattttattggtGGGTTCGCGAAAGCTTTTGCTACTGGAAGAGAAGAAAAATTCCGCATCTCGAGCCAAGTTTTCCGCTAGGAAATTTGGGCGATTTGAAAAGAAAGCCAGTGTTTTTGATTCTTACGGAAGTGTATCACAAATTACGGAATACGGGTGCGAGATTCGTCGGAGCATACTTTTTCCTGCAACCGGTCGTCATGATTGTCGATCTGGATTTGGCCAAAGATATTATGGTGAAGGATTTCCAACACTTTCACGATAGAGGATTCTACGGGAATGAAAAGGTGGATCCACTCTTGGCTCATCTTTTGGTACTGGAAGGTGAACGTTGGAAGCATGTTAGAAGTAAACTTACGCCTGCGTTCACTTCCGGTAAGATGAAACTGATGTTCTTGACCATGATTTCTGTTGGACGTCGTTTGGAGAATCAGATGTTGATTGAGGCAAATCGTGACAAGGATGTTGACATGAAAGATTTGCTGGCTCGTTTCACCACTGATGTTATTGGAAGCTGTGCTTTTGGCTTGGAGTGCAACAGTTTGCAAGAACCCAACGATCTGTTCCGGGAAATGGGACGGAAAGCTTTGGAGCCCAGCCTCAGCCGTAGTCTGAAGCGCACGTTTACAAACAGCTGTCGGGGGCTAGCTCACTTTCTGCGCATCAAAATGGAGGATAAGGAAGTCGATCGATTCTTCATGAAAACGGTGCGAGAGACAATCGATCATCGAAAGAAAAATGGCATCCATAGGGACGATTTCCTTGATATTCTCATTAATATGGAAGACGATGGATCGAATCTTGGAGGGTGGAAGTTTCACGAAATAGTATCGCAGTGTTTCGCATTTTTCATAGCTGGATTCGAAACTTCGTCGTCTGTAATGACATTGTGCCTGTATGAGCtggtcaaaaatcaagaaattcaacAGAAAGTCAGACAAAGCATCAATCAAGTGCTAGCAGCCCATGGTTCAATGACCTACGAAGCGGTTCATGAgatgaaatatttagaaaactGTATAAACGGTAAAGAgattaaattcattatttttcaaacacgaaacctaaaattgttttaaactgaatttcAGAAACGATGCGTCGATATCCACCGGTGCCATTGGCAGGACGTATTGTCACCAAAGACTACCAGATCCCAGATACGAACGTTACACTCAAGAAAGGCACCCAAGTTTTCCACTCGATCTACACGATTCATAACGATCCACACTACTTTCCGGAACCGGAAAAATTCGATCCGGACCGTTTCGAATCGGAAAGTAGAGCCTCCTGGCACCCGCTTCAGTTCATCCCGTTCGGAGCTGGACCCCGGAATTGTATCGCTTTCCGGTTTGGGATGATGCAAACGCGAGTGGCTCTAGCGTGTCTGTTGAAGGACTTCCGATTCACGACATCCGAACAAACACCCCGATCCGTCCGGTTTGATCCCAAACACCGATTGATGGGATTCATTGGGAAGATGCGGCTGAAcgttgaaaagatttgaataaattaaaaatttgtggCATTGGGTTTTTTCCTATTCTTCGAAAGTTTCACTTTAAATTTCCTCCAATTACCAAAGAAGCATCTGAGGATtttctcaaaagtcaaaatcaCAGCGCAGTATTATAAcagaaagtttatttttcatttttgaacattttccaCATTCAACCACATGGGACCGACAAAACTGGTCACGATATATTTAGTCGAATCGAATTCAAGCGGCACCGGAGTTCGGTCGGAAACGGTAAATCGGAATCGATCGA carries:
- the LOC129760236 gene encoding probable cytochrome P450 6a14, translating into MFVYISILVILIFYWWVRESFCYWKRRKIPHLEPSFPLGNLGDLKRKPVFLILTEVYHKLRNTGARFVGAYFFLQPVVMIVDLDLAKDIMVKDFQHFHDRGFYGNEKVDPLLAHLLVLEGERWKHVRSKLTPAFTSGKMKLMFLTMISVGRRLENQMLIEANRDKDVDMKDLLARFTTDVIGSCAFGLECNSLQEPNDLFREMGRKALEPSLSRSLKRTFTNSCRGLAHFLRIKMEDKEVDRFFMKTVRETIDHRKKNGIHRDDFLDILINMEDDGSNLGGWKFHEIVSQCFAFFIAGFETSSSVMTLCLYELVKNQEIQQKVRQSINQVLAAHGSMTYEAVHEMKYLENCINETMRRYPPVPLAGRIVTKDYQIPDTNVTLKKGTQVFHSIYTIHNDPHYFPEPEKFDPDRFESESRASWHPLQFIPFGAGPRNCIAFRFGMMQTRVALACLLKDFRFTTSEQTPRSVRFDPKHRLMGFIGKMRLNVEKI